A stretch of Gossypium hirsutum isolate 1008001.06 chromosome A06, Gossypium_hirsutum_v2.1, whole genome shotgun sequence DNA encodes these proteins:
- the LOC107961764 gene encoding putative RNA methyltransferase At5g10620 isoform X3, with protein sequence MQICWSIRGSQFIGGAGQRALPIRILTVGKKRLPGVQLLVDEYIAKLKSYCHVDDVQIRSNPKNARNAMAQVDDEDIAVINLITSNDWVVILDERGLDLSSEHLAELLGDAGNTAASRLSFCIGGPYGHGQRVRKRANVSIKLSSMVLNHQIALVVLMEQIYRSWTILKGQKYHH encoded by the exons ATGCAAATATGCTGGTCAATCCGTG GGTCTCAATTCATTGGCGGGGCTGGGCAGAGAGCGTTACCTATTCGAATCCTAACGGTAGGGAAAAAGAGGCTCCCTGGTGTACAATTGCTGGTGGATGAATATATTGCAAAGCTCAAAAGTTATTGTCATGTTGATGATGTTCAAATTCGCTCCAATCCTAAAAATGCGCG CAATGCGATGGCTCAGGTTGATGATGAAGACATAGCTGTCATCAACCTTATCACGTCTAATGATTGG GTGGTGATTTTGGACGAGCGTGGACTAGATCTTAGCTCTGAGCACTTGGCTGAATTGTTAGGGGATGCTGGGAATACG GCAGCTTCAAGATTATCATTTTGCATTGGTGGACCATATGGTCATGGACAACGAGTGCGAAAACGTGCAAATGTGTCAATCAAGTTGTCGTCGATGGTATTGAATCATCAAATTGCACTTGTTGTGCTCATGGAACAAATTTATAG ATCATGGACTATTTTGAAAGGACAAAAGTACCATCATTAG
- the LOC107961764 gene encoding putative RNA methyltransferase At5g10620 isoform X1 — protein sequence MTMATAVGISACGVSLQWTNPNSYSSGKGCKYAGQSVRALPIRILTVGKKRLPGVQLLVDEYIAKLKSYCHVDDVQIRSNPKNARNAMAQVDDEDIAVINLITSNDWVVILDERGLDLSSEHLAELLGDAGNTAASRLSFCIGGPYGHGQRVRKRANVSIKLSSMVLNHQIALVVLMEQIYRSWTILKGQKYHH from the exons ATGACAATGGCAACGGCAGTGGGTATCTCAGCGTGTGGGGTTAGTCTTCAGTGGACGAATCCCAACTCTTATTCGTCAG GTAAAGGATGCAAATATGCTGGTCAATCCGTG AGAGCGTTACCTATTCGAATCCTAACGGTAGGGAAAAAGAGGCTCCCTGGTGTACAATTGCTGGTGGATGAATATATTGCAAAGCTCAAAAGTTATTGTCATGTTGATGATGTTCAAATTCGCTCCAATCCTAAAAATGCGCG CAATGCGATGGCTCAGGTTGATGATGAAGACATAGCTGTCATCAACCTTATCACGTCTAATGATTGG GTGGTGATTTTGGACGAGCGTGGACTAGATCTTAGCTCTGAGCACTTGGCTGAATTGTTAGGGGATGCTGGGAATACG GCAGCTTCAAGATTATCATTTTGCATTGGTGGACCATATGGTCATGGACAACGAGTGCGAAAACGTGCAAATGTGTCAATCAAGTTGTCGTCGATGGTATTGAATCATCAAATTGCACTTGTTGTGCTCATGGAACAAATTTATAG ATCATGGACTATTTTGAAAGGACAAAAGTACCATCATTAG
- the LOC107961764 gene encoding putative RNA methyltransferase At5g10620 isoform X5 — protein MQICWSIRGSQFIGGAGQRALPIRILTVGKKRLPGVQLLVDEYIAKLKSYCHVDDVQIRSNPKNARNAMAQVDDEDIAVINLITSNDWVVILDERGLDLSSEHLAELLGDAGNTAASRLSFCIGGPYGHGQRVRKRANVSIKLSSMVLNHQIALVVLMEQIYRR, from the exons ATGCAAATATGCTGGTCAATCCGTG GGTCTCAATTCATTGGCGGGGCTGGGCAGAGAGCGTTACCTATTCGAATCCTAACGGTAGGGAAAAAGAGGCTCCCTGGTGTACAATTGCTGGTGGATGAATATATTGCAAAGCTCAAAAGTTATTGTCATGTTGATGATGTTCAAATTCGCTCCAATCCTAAAAATGCGCG CAATGCGATGGCTCAGGTTGATGATGAAGACATAGCTGTCATCAACCTTATCACGTCTAATGATTGG GTGGTGATTTTGGACGAGCGTGGACTAGATCTTAGCTCTGAGCACTTGGCTGAATTGTTAGGGGATGCTGGGAATACG GCAGCTTCAAGATTATCATTTTGCATTGGTGGACCATATGGTCATGGACAACGAGTGCGAAAACGTGCAAATGTGTCAATCAAGTTGTCGTCGATGGTATTGAATCATCAAATTGCACTTGTTGTGCTCATGGAACAAATTTATAG GAGGTGA
- the LOC107961764 gene encoding putative RNA methyltransferase At5g10620 isoform X4, protein MTMATAVGISACGVSLQWTNPNSYSSGKGCKYAGQSVRALPIRILTVGKKRLPGVQLLVDEYIAKLKSYCHVDDVQIRSNPKNARNAMAQVDDEDIAVINLITSNDWVVILDERGLDLSSEHLAELLGDAGNTLQDYHFALVDHMVMDNECENVQMCQSSCRRWY, encoded by the exons ATGACAATGGCAACGGCAGTGGGTATCTCAGCGTGTGGGGTTAGTCTTCAGTGGACGAATCCCAACTCTTATTCGTCAG GTAAAGGATGCAAATATGCTGGTCAATCCGTG AGAGCGTTACCTATTCGAATCCTAACGGTAGGGAAAAAGAGGCTCCCTGGTGTACAATTGCTGGTGGATGAATATATTGCAAAGCTCAAAAGTTATTGTCATGTTGATGATGTTCAAATTCGCTCCAATCCTAAAAATGCGCG CAATGCGATGGCTCAGGTTGATGATGAAGACATAGCTGTCATCAACCTTATCACGTCTAATGATTGG GTGGTGATTTTGGACGAGCGTGGACTAGATCTTAGCTCTGAGCACTTGGCTGAATTGTTAGGGGATGCTGGGAATACG CTTCAAGATTATCATTTTGCATTGGTGGACCATATGGTCATGGACAACGAGTGCGAAAACGTGCAAATGTGTCAATCAAGTTGTCGTCGATGGTATTGA
- the LOC107961764 gene encoding putative RNA methyltransferase At5g10620 isoform X2, giving the protein MTMATAVGISACGVSLQWTNPNSYSSGKGCKYAGQSVRALPIRILTVGKKRLPGVQLLVDEYIAKLKSYCHVDDVQIRSNPKNARNAMAQVDDEDIAVINLITSNDWVVILDERGLDLSSEHLAELLGDAGNTAASRLSFCIGGPYGHGQRVRKRANVSIKLSSMVLNHQIALVVLMEQIYRR; this is encoded by the exons ATGACAATGGCAACGGCAGTGGGTATCTCAGCGTGTGGGGTTAGTCTTCAGTGGACGAATCCCAACTCTTATTCGTCAG GTAAAGGATGCAAATATGCTGGTCAATCCGTG AGAGCGTTACCTATTCGAATCCTAACGGTAGGGAAAAAGAGGCTCCCTGGTGTACAATTGCTGGTGGATGAATATATTGCAAAGCTCAAAAGTTATTGTCATGTTGATGATGTTCAAATTCGCTCCAATCCTAAAAATGCGCG CAATGCGATGGCTCAGGTTGATGATGAAGACATAGCTGTCATCAACCTTATCACGTCTAATGATTGG GTGGTGATTTTGGACGAGCGTGGACTAGATCTTAGCTCTGAGCACTTGGCTGAATTGTTAGGGGATGCTGGGAATACG GCAGCTTCAAGATTATCATTTTGCATTGGTGGACCATATGGTCATGGACAACGAGTGCGAAAACGTGCAAATGTGTCAATCAAGTTGTCGTCGATGGTATTGAATCATCAAATTGCACTTGTTGTGCTCATGGAACAAATTTATAG GAGGTGA
- the LOC107961766 gene encoding cryptochrome DASH, chloroplastic/mitochondrial, whose translation MAVNIILPPSSLSLWNTKKLIYSTQIRFRIMSLASKSQPQSVASSAVYQVPGLDSHEMDSTADKTFERYLSNTAKRNGKGVSIVWFRNDLRVLDNEALFKAWVSSQAVLPVYCIDPRLFQTTYYFGFPKTGALRAQFINECLADLKKNLMNKGLNLLIQHGKPEDILPSLTKAFGAHTVYAHKETCSEELQVERSVARGLRQVVLSTAQGNSSRSSSTHSPKLQLIWGSTLYHLDDIPFSVGSLPDVYTQFRKSVEAKCTIRGCIRLPTALGPPPSVDDWGIIPSVEQLGLHSEKVVKGMRFLGGETAALSRVTEYFWNKDLLKIYKETRNEMLGPDYSTKFSPWLASGSLSPRFMYEEVKRYEKERQANDSTYWVLFELIWRDYFRFISIKYGNSLFHLGGPRKVEKRWHQDQKMFETWRNGCTGYPLIDANMKELSASGFMSNRGRQIVCSFLVRDMGIDWRMGAEWFETCLLDYDPCSNYGNWTYGAGVGNDPREDRYFSIPKQAKTYDPDGEHVAFWVPELLPLPKEKRNFPGKSYIEQVVPLKFGSSNKHHSQRSKYGGRHSGLGNR comes from the exons ATGGCTGTTAATATCATTCTTCCTCCCTCATCGCTTTCACTTTGGAATACTAAAAAACTCATTTATTCTACTCAAATTAGGTTCCGGATCATGAGCTTGGCTtcaaaatcccaaccccaatCTGTTGCATCCTCAGCAGTGTACCAGGTTCCGGGGCTAGACTCCCATGAAATGGACAGCACTGCGGACAAGACCTTTGAAAGGTACTTATCAAACACAGCGAAGAGGAATGGGAAAGGGGTTTCCATTGTTTGGTTTAGGAATGATTTGAGGGTGTTAGACAACGAGGCTTTGTTTAAGGCTTGGGTTTCTTCCCAGGCTGTTTTGCCTGTTTACTGTATCGATCCTCGTCTCTTTCAGACCACCTATTACTTTGGTTTCCCTAAGACTGGAG CTTTGAGAGCACAATTTATCAATGAATGCTTGGctgatttgaagaaaaatttgatgaATAAGGGCCTTAATCTTCTCATTCAACATGGGAAACCAGAGGACATTCTACCTTCTCTTACAAAGGCTTTTGGAGCTCACACA GTATATGCTCATAAAGAAACCTGCTCCGAGGAGCTACAAGTTGAAAGATCGGTTGCACGAGGTCTGAGACAGGTGGTGTTATCAACTGCCCAAGGGAATTCTAGCAGGTCAAGTTCAACCCACAGCCCTAAGCTACAACTTATATGGGGCAGCACTTTGTATCACTTAGATGACATTCCATTCAGTGTCGGCAGTTTGCCAGATGTATATACTCAGTTCCGTAAG TCTGTCGAAGCTAAATGCACCATCCGAGGGTGCATCAGACTTCCAACAGCTCTCGGTCCACCTCCTAGTGTTGATGATTGGGGAATTATTCCTTCAGTTGAGCAGCTTGGACTTCACTCTGAAAAG GTTGTAAAAGGAATGAGATTTTTGGGAGGTGAAACTGCTGCATTGAGCAGAGTTACAGAATACTTCTGGAACAAG GACTTGTTAAAAATATACAAGGAGACAAGGAATGAGATGTTAGGCCCTGATTACTCAACAAAGTTTTCTCCATGGCTTGCTTCAGGAAGTCTCTCTCCTCGGTTCATGTATGAAGAG GTAAAGAGATATGAAAAGGAAAGGCAAGCAAATGACTCCACATACTG GGTATTGTTTGAATTGATATGGAGGGATTACTTCAGATTCATTTCGATTAAATATGGAAATTCCCTTTTCCATTTAG GTGGCCCAAGAAAAGTGGAAAAGAGGTGGCATCAAGACCAAAAAATGTTTGAAACCTGGAGAAATGGCTGCACTGG CTATCCCCTAATAGATGCAAACATGAAGGAACTATCAGCTTCTGGATTTATGTCAAATCGTGGCCGGCAG ATAGTATGTTCTTTTCTTGTTCGTGACATGGGAATTGACTGGCGCATGGGAGCAGAATGGTTTGAAACATGTCTTCTAGATTACGACCCGTGTTCAAACTACGGAAACTGGACCTACGGTGCAG gagTTGGAAATGACCCTAGAGAAGATCGGTATTTTAGCATCCCAAAACAA GCAAAAACATATGATCCAGATGGAGAGCACGTGGCATTTTGGGTACCAGAGCTTCTTCCCCTCCCCAAAGAGAAAAGGAATTTTCCTGGAAAATCATATATTGAGCAAGTTGTACCTCTCAAATTTGGGAGCAGTAATAAGCACCACAGTCAAAGAAGCAAATATGGTGGGAGACACTCCGGGTTAGGCAATAGATGA